A stretch of the Sorangium aterium genome encodes the following:
- a CDS encoding VOC family protein: MSVQRVAYLVLRCADLERSRRFYEGLGLRLSPEQHGSGAKHYSCDVGGMILELYPLSDRPTSGLRLGLVVSDLARVLESLRASGAVVGAVRAVGSEGSSPVTVIDPDGHWIALEQER; the protein is encoded by the coding sequence ATGAGCGTGCAACGTGTTGCCTACCTGGTCCTCCGATGCGCGGACCTCGAGCGCTCGCGGCGGTTCTACGAGGGCCTTGGCCTGCGATTGTCCCCGGAACAGCACGGCAGCGGAGCAAAGCACTACTCGTGCGATGTGGGAGGAATGATCCTCGAGCTCTATCCGCTCTCGGACAGGCCGACCTCCGGTCTCCGCCTGGGGCTCGTCGTCTCCGACCTCGCGCGGGTCCTGGAGTCGCTCAGAGCATCGGGCGCCGTCGTCGGCGCCGTCCGCGCCGTGGGCTCCGAAGGCAGCTCGCCCGTGACAGTCATCGATCCCGACGGCCATTGGATCGCCCTGGAACAAGAACGCTGA
- a CDS encoding PAAR-like domain-containing protein has translation MDTITEKSGHQMTGTAVSVCLTPAAPSPLPIPYPTMGTVAEGIIDPCMRTKIEGAKILTVGGCMKACHGNEPGTLKEVVSLNTGGPCFPWLGAPNVIIELGMAGITGSMGQMNKSITVGAGANASGAGGGGGGGGGGGGGAGGPGGGSPQGGGNGGGGGGGGNSGAAPPSPPAPPGAEGQASGGHPVDVVTGTMFTHPTIDFSMPGFLSAQMTRRYRSSAVRHKVGLGWGWSHGFSWQATRAGDRVVLVDPDFREVPLALRGEDEVVALAFGVQVRFVGDDIVVALNDGYFRVLRRAAGSPVYRLAALRDETGNAIECVWEAGELVALLDSAGRRATLRRDGSYRSWIQSVDGEDGKTHERRLVTYEIDARGDLVRVIDAGGVETSYAYDEHHYLVSESLPDGTVYRFLYADHAGQRRCVETWGELQGGDILGSLGARSAGSPVQARGLFHARFDYGPGPFETRMIDAAGGAHRYRGNALGLVEEYVDPRGYSWTYRYDQAGRLISTSDGGGRLERRSFDLHGRMLGLTRPDGARWAWKRDDEQSKVVSVDAAGKREIETTCGTRTVEHQDARGRITRFAYDAHGLLRDIAYPDGTVETRSYDAHGNISEHTFEDGSRARYTFDLFGRPVWIRTPHGAEYELGYDSRGDLVFIAEPGDKTTEFRIGPTRLIEAMRDPSGAVTRYRHVAGALVECVRADGTRYAFGHDALHRLVWIENPAGERYQRAYDAAGNIVRETSFAGVTTEYAYDGSRQLVSVTRADGAWIHLLRDAEGRIVAREHSTGLVERFTYGAGGALTAAESHGVRVQFERDEDGRILREIQEAGGWRFEIGTEYDSNGGVLGKSYSTGWSVSFIRRPGDGVPLALRAVATTPEELRFEYDDRGVETLRRRAIGPGAIATESDAYGLPTRVSVLGEDEAMLRERRYEWAVGGPLRRVVDTHAGQRRYELDPLGRPLAAEGLGAAEHFHYAPHGTPVPRAQPWAIGRGGRPTSAGDVRVAWDALGRLAAQNTPDPLRSWAYTYDENDRLIEARRGDGRSVRYLYDPFGRRLAETYDDGESTWFGWDVDSPVEERSTKGGVVRRVFRDDGYVPLLEAEDGRAFRMIATDAAGTPWLYVDPSHDCDEIDLSAWGTVARRSGQPGGLRFAGQREDAFTGLHYNHHRHYAPALHVFLTPDPLGIDVTLNDVGFVPNVTLYVDPLGLTTIVVGAPHDPTIKSHAKLLRKQYPGAKVISSDQLGKPPSLWQKLRGKNNKIDPNENHVVVTTHGAPGSAQWGNGSASGEQIGDMLKNAGFQGGPGAVVDVSACNAATPAAGQKSIAHGIASSTGANANGAMRDPSVDPNQVHNYQGKKPSWKFWGKPPQYPYRPGEMCPTPQGPFVHQGYYVGVTPSGSVSGVPFKP, from the coding sequence ATGGACACGATCACCGAGAAATCCGGTCATCAGATGACGGGGACGGCCGTGAGCGTGTGCCTCACGCCGGCCGCGCCGAGCCCGTTACCCATCCCCTACCCCACGATGGGCACCGTCGCGGAGGGGATCATCGACCCGTGCATGCGCACGAAGATCGAGGGCGCGAAGATCCTCACCGTCGGCGGCTGCATGAAGGCCTGCCACGGCAATGAGCCGGGCACGCTCAAGGAGGTCGTCAGCCTCAACACCGGCGGCCCCTGCTTCCCTTGGCTCGGCGCGCCGAACGTCATCATCGAGCTCGGCATGGCCGGCATCACCGGCAGCATGGGCCAGATGAACAAGAGCATCACCGTCGGCGCCGGCGCCAACGCGAGCGGCGCAGGCGGGGGCGGCGGCGGCGGAGGGGGCGGCGGCGGCGGCGCCGGAGGCCCGGGCGGCGGCAGCCCGCAAGGCGGCGGCAACGGCGGCGGAGGCGGCGGCGGCGGCAACAGCGGCGCCGCGCCGCCGAGCCCGCCTGCGCCGCCGGGCGCCGAGGGGCAGGCCAGCGGTGGGCACCCGGTCGATGTCGTGACCGGCACGATGTTCACCCATCCCACGATCGATTTCTCGATGCCGGGCTTCCTCTCGGCGCAGATGACCCGGAGATACCGCAGCTCTGCGGTGCGACACAAGGTCGGCCTCGGCTGGGGTTGGTCGCACGGATTCTCGTGGCAGGCCACGCGCGCCGGAGATCGCGTCGTCCTCGTCGATCCCGACTTCCGCGAGGTTCCCCTCGCGCTCCGAGGCGAGGACGAGGTCGTCGCGCTCGCGTTCGGCGTCCAGGTTCGCTTCGTCGGAGACGACATCGTGGTTGCGCTGAACGACGGCTATTTCCGCGTGCTGCGCCGCGCGGCAGGCTCCCCCGTCTACCGGCTCGCGGCGCTGCGGGACGAGACCGGAAATGCCATCGAGTGCGTCTGGGAGGCCGGAGAGCTGGTCGCGCTGCTCGACTCCGCCGGACGGCGCGCGACTTTGCGGCGCGACGGCTCCTACCGGAGCTGGATCCAGTCGGTCGACGGCGAGGACGGCAAGACGCACGAGCGACGCCTCGTCACGTACGAGATCGACGCGCGGGGCGATCTCGTGCGGGTCATCGACGCGGGCGGCGTCGAGACGAGCTATGCTTACGACGAACATCACTACCTCGTCAGCGAGAGCTTGCCGGACGGGACGGTCTATCGCTTCCTCTACGCCGACCACGCCGGGCAGCGTCGCTGTGTCGAGACCTGGGGCGAGTTGCAGGGAGGCGACATACTGGGCTCCCTCGGCGCGCGCTCCGCGGGCTCGCCTGTGCAGGCGAGAGGTCTCTTTCACGCTCGTTTCGACTACGGGCCTGGCCCCTTCGAGACGCGGATGATCGACGCGGCCGGCGGGGCGCACCGCTACCGGGGCAACGCTCTCGGGCTCGTGGAGGAGTACGTGGATCCGCGCGGCTATTCTTGGACCTACCGCTATGACCAGGCGGGCCGCCTGATCTCCACGAGCGACGGCGGGGGTCGCCTCGAGCGACGCAGCTTCGACCTGCACGGCCGCATGCTCGGCCTCACCAGGCCAGACGGCGCGCGGTGGGCCTGGAAACGAGACGACGAGCAGAGCAAGGTCGTCAGCGTCGACGCCGCTGGCAAGCGGGAGATCGAGACGACGTGCGGCACGCGGACGGTGGAGCACCAGGACGCCCGCGGGCGCATCACCCGCTTCGCCTACGATGCCCACGGGTTGCTGCGCGACATCGCCTATCCCGACGGCACGGTGGAGACGCGCTCGTACGATGCTCACGGCAACATAAGCGAGCATACCTTCGAGGATGGCAGCCGGGCGCGGTACACGTTCGATCTCTTCGGTCGCCCCGTGTGGATCAGGACGCCGCACGGAGCGGAATACGAGCTCGGCTACGACTCGCGAGGCGATCTCGTGTTCATCGCCGAGCCGGGCGACAAAACGACAGAGTTCCGGATTGGCCCGACCCGCCTGATCGAGGCGATGCGCGATCCGTCTGGCGCGGTGACGCGCTACCGTCACGTCGCGGGCGCTCTTGTCGAGTGCGTGCGCGCGGATGGAACCCGCTACGCGTTCGGTCATGATGCCCTGCACCGCCTCGTGTGGATCGAAAACCCGGCCGGCGAGCGCTACCAGCGCGCCTATGACGCCGCGGGGAACATCGTCCGCGAGACATCGTTCGCGGGCGTGACGACGGAGTACGCTTACGACGGCTCGCGCCAGCTCGTGTCCGTCACCCGTGCAGACGGGGCGTGGATCCACCTGCTCCGCGACGCGGAGGGGCGAATCGTGGCACGGGAGCACTCGACCGGGCTCGTCGAGCGGTTCACCTACGGCGCGGGCGGCGCGCTGACAGCGGCCGAGAGCCACGGCGTTCGCGTGCAGTTCGAGCGCGACGAGGACGGGCGCATCCTACGCGAGATCCAGGAGGCGGGCGGGTGGCGGTTCGAGATCGGCACGGAGTACGACAGCAACGGGGGCGTCCTCGGGAAATCGTACTCGACCGGCTGGAGCGTCTCGTTCATCCGGCGCCCGGGAGACGGCGTACCCCTCGCCCTGCGTGCCGTCGCGACGACCCCGGAAGAGCTGCGCTTCGAGTACGACGATCGCGGGGTGGAGACGCTCCGCCGGCGCGCCATCGGCCCAGGCGCCATCGCGACGGAGAGCGATGCGTATGGGCTCCCGACGCGCGTCTCCGTGTTGGGCGAGGACGAAGCAATGCTGCGCGAGCGACGGTACGAGTGGGCCGTGGGTGGGCCGCTGCGGCGAGTCGTCGACACCCACGCCGGGCAGCGGCGGTACGAGCTCGATCCGCTCGGACGACCGCTCGCGGCGGAGGGGCTCGGAGCTGCGGAGCATTTCCACTACGCCCCTCACGGTACGCCGGTGCCCCGCGCACAGCCGTGGGCGATCGGCCGCGGCGGGCGCCCGACGAGCGCCGGTGACGTGCGCGTCGCGTGGGATGCGCTCGGACGTCTCGCCGCGCAGAATACCCCCGATCCGCTGCGGAGCTGGGCGTATACCTATGACGAGAACGATCGCCTGATCGAGGCGCGGCGCGGCGACGGCCGGAGCGTGCGGTACCTCTACGACCCGTTCGGGCGGCGCCTCGCGGAGACGTATGACGACGGCGAGAGCACCTGGTTCGGGTGGGACGTCGACAGCCCCGTCGAGGAACGCAGCACGAAAGGAGGCGTGGTACGCCGCGTCTTCCGCGACGACGGGTACGTGCCGCTGCTCGAGGCGGAGGACGGACGCGCATTCCGGATGATCGCCACCGACGCGGCGGGCACGCCGTGGCTGTACGTGGATCCGAGCCACGACTGCGACGAGATCGATCTCTCGGCGTGGGGCACGGTCGCTCGCCGGAGCGGCCAGCCGGGCGGTCTGCGGTTCGCCGGGCAACGCGAGGACGCGTTCACCGGGCTGCACTACAACCATCACCGGCACTACGCCCCCGCGCTGCACGTCTTCCTCACGCCAGATCCGCTGGGGATCGACGTAACGCTGAACGACGTGGGCTTCGTGCCCAATGTGACGCTGTACGTCGATCCTCTCGGGCTCACGACCATCGTGGTGGGCGCTCCGCACGACCCCACGATCAAGAGCCACGCGAAGCTCCTCAGGAAGCAGTACCCGGGCGCGAAGGTGATCTCCTCGGATCAGCTGGGAAAGCCTCCGAGCTTGTGGCAGAAGCTCCGGGGCAAGAACAACAAGATCGATCCCAATGAAAACCATGTCGTCGTGACGACGCACGGCGCGCCCGGGAGCGCACAGTGGGGCAATGGCAGCGCGAGCGGCGAGCAGATCGGTGATATGCTGAAGAACGCCGGGTTCCAGGGCGGCCCGGGCGCGGTGGTGGACGTCTCCGCCTGCAACGCGGCGACGCCCGCGGCGGGCCAGAAGAGCATCGCCCACGGGATCGCTTCGTCCACGGGCGCCAACGCGAACGGC
- a CDS encoding HNH endonuclease: MEIDHIIPESLGGPTARENLWLACSMCNDHKGNRIAAPDPHTGKSCVSSTHDNRSGWFISAGTRRDL, encoded by the coding sequence ATGGAGATCGACCACATTATCCCTGAGTCGCTGGGCGGACCTACTGCCAGGGAAAACCTCTGGCTCGCATGCTCGATGTGCAACGATCACAAAGGCAATCGAATCGCTGCTCCCGACCCGCACACCGGGAAGTCGTGCGTCTCTTCGACCCACGACAACAGGTCTGGCTGGTTCATTTCGGCTGGAACACGGAGGGATCTCTGA
- a CDS encoding YdeI/OmpD-associated family protein, with amino-acid sequence MAPIIPNPDKIKSFPTEAAFEAWLAANHARETELWLKIHKKDSGVPTVTYAQALDVALCWGWIDGIRKSFDEISFLQRYTPRKARSVWSQINRDHIARLTTAGRMTPHGQRHVDAAKADGRWEAAYAPIRSATEDTLPADLRAAIEANPRARKTFQTLGRQNLFALAFRMNNVKTPAGRAKKIETLVAMLARGETIVPEGRR; translated from the coding sequence ATGGCACCGATCATTCCCAATCCAGACAAGATAAAGAGCTTCCCCACCGAGGCGGCCTTCGAAGCCTGGCTGGCCGCGAACCACGCCCGCGAGACCGAGCTGTGGCTGAAGATTCACAAGAAGGACTCGGGCGTGCCGACGGTGACCTACGCGCAGGCGCTGGACGTGGCCCTGTGCTGGGGGTGGATCGACGGCATCCGGAAGTCCTTCGACGAGATCTCGTTTCTGCAGCGGTACACCCCTCGTAAGGCGAGGAGCGTCTGGAGCCAGATCAACAGGGATCACATCGCTCGGCTCACGACGGCCGGCCGCATGACCCCGCACGGCCAGCGGCACGTCGACGCCGCAAAGGCGGATGGCCGCTGGGAGGCCGCCTATGCCCCCATCCGCAGCGCGACCGAAGACACCCTTCCTGCGGACCTGCGCGCGGCCATCGAGGCGAACCCACGGGCGCGCAAGACGTTCCAGACCCTCGGACGCCAGAACCTCTTCGCGCTGGCGTTTCGCATGAACAACGTGAAGACGCCCGCCGGGCGCGCGAAGAAGATCGAGACGCTGGTGGCGATGCTGGCGCGCGGTGAGACCATCGTGCCGGAAGGGCGGCGCTGA
- a CDS encoding penicillin-binding transpeptidase domain-containing protein: MRSRLFLALAAAIAVGIAPATASPAPPGVRKLHVEAGAVHATVGASGKQVRLTLDPELQRAAERLLARSGAPEGAIVASDVRTGRILVWASRGDRDYVATPLAPSASLFKIVTAAALLEGRKVNIATPVCYTGGMSAITAADLEGRGATCTVFGEALGRSINGVFARLAGRHLTADDLRNKARDLGFDGEVPIDIPVAPSTANIPAGGLGFARAAAGFWSGRLSPLGALFAMQTIANDGERVRLSLLAPPGAQDREDADAVTPRSTDGRGLRTDVARTLRSMLEITTRRGTCAKAFRKPDGTRALGTMPVAAKTGTLVGGSPSRMFSWFASFAPSDRPEIAVSVMLANDIAWRTKANLVGRELLEIYFGRRRPGPVARRR, from the coding sequence GTGCGATCGCGTCTCTTCCTCGCGCTCGCCGCCGCGATCGCCGTCGGGATCGCGCCGGCGACGGCATCTCCGGCGCCGCCGGGCGTCCGAAAGCTCCACGTAGAGGCCGGGGCGGTCCACGCCACGGTCGGCGCGTCGGGCAAGCAGGTGCGCCTCACGCTCGATCCCGAGCTTCAGCGCGCCGCCGAGCGCCTCCTCGCCCGCTCCGGCGCCCCGGAGGGCGCCATCGTCGCCTCCGACGTCCGCACCGGCCGCATCCTCGTGTGGGCGAGCCGCGGAGACCGGGACTACGTTGCCACCCCGCTCGCCCCCAGCGCGAGCCTCTTCAAGATCGTCACCGCGGCGGCGCTGCTCGAGGGCCGCAAGGTGAACATCGCCACGCCCGTCTGCTACACGGGCGGGATGAGCGCGATCACCGCGGCCGATCTGGAAGGCCGCGGCGCCACCTGCACCGTCTTCGGCGAGGCGCTCGGCCGCAGCATCAACGGCGTGTTCGCCCGCCTCGCAGGCCGGCACCTCACGGCCGACGACCTGCGCAACAAGGCGCGCGACCTCGGCTTCGACGGCGAGGTCCCCATCGACATCCCCGTCGCGCCGAGCACCGCCAACATCCCCGCCGGCGGGCTCGGTTTCGCCCGCGCCGCCGCGGGCTTCTGGAGCGGGCGGCTCAGCCCGCTCGGCGCCCTGTTCGCGATGCAGACGATCGCCAACGACGGCGAGCGCGTCCGCCTCTCGCTGCTCGCGCCGCCGGGCGCGCAGGACCGCGAGGACGCGGACGCCGTCACGCCGCGGAGCACCGACGGCCGCGGCCTCCGGACCGACGTCGCGCGCACCCTCCGATCGATGCTCGAGATCACGACGCGGCGGGGCACCTGCGCCAAGGCGTTCCGCAAGCCCGACGGCACCCGCGCCCTCGGCACCATGCCCGTCGCCGCCAAGACCGGCACGCTCGTCGGCGGCAGCCCGTCGCGGATGTTCTCGTGGTTCGCCTCGTTCGCGCCCTCGGATCGCCCCGAGATCGCGGTCTCCGTGATGCTGGCCAACGACATCGCGTGGCGCACCAAGGCGAACCTCGTGGGACGCGAGCTGCTCGAGATCTACTTCGGCCGGAGACGGCCGGGGCCCGTGGCGCGGCGGCGCTGA